The Corallococcus silvisoli genome contains a region encoding:
- a CDS encoding replicative DNA helicase yields MLRNHEAERAVIGCVLVGRASLDDCGHLPVDEFDHPMHRDVWEAVLRVHAARKPIDGLAVAEELKAAGKLAAIGTGIMDLEESCPILAHAASYAELVRQAAMRRRLDALLTEAARSNRSGKAPAEVALEASAKLAQLSSAVRERRRTFRDAMEVLLERFHEVRSGGYEHYLPTGIDVWDELLGGLERGKLEILCAYPSVGKGAVAGRILLNLAQGGRKCSLFSLEDPEIWLPKRHLAAKSGVPVRRLMEAQRLPEHYERNIEDVVMQSLEWGDNLLIDDRSGLTADQIGVAARQDVVQHGAQAIVVDNASEIDVSGSDDRHDVRTAHAVRVLRNVAKDLNVPVLLLMHLKKLGNTTKEPRYIRPNTELLKNSGAFAEAARKIVALWLDEDDRDSIIGTVLKQTEGEKDIDFAMPFRASAGLVESVGGRKRAGDTGYSQDNRGAA; encoded by the coding sequence ATGCTGCGCAACCATGAAGCCGAGAGAGCTGTCATTGGGTGTGTCCTCGTCGGACGCGCCAGCCTTGACGACTGCGGCCACCTGCCCGTCGACGAGTTCGATCATCCAATGCATCGCGATGTCTGGGAGGCAGTACTTCGCGTCCATGCTGCCCGGAAGCCCATCGACGGACTGGCCGTCGCCGAGGAATTGAAGGCTGCTGGGAAACTCGCGGCCATCGGCACCGGCATCATGGACCTGGAGGAGTCCTGCCCCATCCTCGCGCATGCCGCGTCCTACGCGGAGTTGGTGCGCCAGGCGGCAATGCGCCGACGCCTGGACGCACTCCTCACGGAGGCCGCCCGCTCAAACCGCAGTGGCAAGGCGCCGGCGGAGGTGGCGCTGGAGGCATCCGCGAAGCTGGCGCAGCTCAGCTCCGCGGTGCGCGAGCGCCGCCGCACCTTCCGCGATGCGATGGAAGTCTTGCTGGAGCGATTCCACGAAGTGCGCTCTGGCGGCTATGAGCATTACCTGCCAACCGGCATCGACGTCTGGGACGAGCTGCTGGGCGGACTGGAGCGCGGGAAGCTGGAAATCCTCTGTGCCTATCCGTCTGTCGGCAAGGGTGCGGTCGCCGGTCGGATCCTCCTGAACCTCGCTCAGGGCGGCCGGAAGTGCAGCCTCTTCTCGCTGGAGGATCCGGAAATCTGGCTCCCGAAGCGCCACCTGGCCGCGAAGAGCGGAGTCCCTGTCCGCCGCCTCATGGAGGCCCAGCGCCTGCCAGAGCACTACGAGCGGAACATCGAGGACGTTGTCATGCAGTCCCTGGAGTGGGGCGACAACCTCCTCATCGACGACCGGAGCGGGCTCACTGCGGACCAGATTGGCGTGGCCGCGCGACAAGATGTCGTGCAGCACGGCGCCCAGGCAATCGTCGTCGACAACGCGTCGGAGATCGACGTCTCGGGGAGCGACGACAGGCACGACGTCCGGACGGCCCACGCAGTGCGCGTCCTGCGCAATGTGGCGAAGGACCTGAACGTGCCAGTGCTGCTGCTGATGCACCTGAAGAAGTTGGGCAACACCACGAAGGAGCCTCGCTACATCCGGCCCAACACTGAGTTGCTGAAGAACTCCGGCGCCTTCGCCGAGGCAGCCCGGAAAATCGTTGCGCTCTGGCTCGATGAAGACGACCGGGACTCCATCATCGGCACGGTGCTCAAGCAGACGGAGGGCGAGAAGGACATCGACTTCGCGATGCCGTTCCGCGCCTCGGCCGGGCTCGTCGAGTCGGTGGGCGGAAGGAAGCGCGCCGGCGACACGGGCTACTCGCAGGACAACCGAGGTGCCGCATGA
- a CDS encoding VRR-NUC domain-containing protein produces the protein MRHACRRDANEKPIVQALRFAGWTVERVNATGFPDLVCVRRGQVLLLEVKAVKGGRMKPAQVDLHARLRAAGLAVAIVTTPEEALAATRGEVVRTALDVRAEKRPGSRRLAAEASGAAQDEPGTPESTPESSRAMAPPSRPPRAIPVGAPRAAAKSKDWKGLAKPASYPAQEEP, from the coding sequence GTGCGCCACGCCTGCCGTCGCGATGCCAACGAGAAGCCCATCGTCCAGGCGCTACGGTTCGCCGGGTGGACGGTGGAGCGCGTCAACGCCACAGGCTTCCCCGACCTGGTCTGCGTCCGCCGCGGGCAGGTGCTGCTGCTCGAGGTGAAGGCCGTGAAGGGCGGCCGCATGAAGCCAGCCCAGGTGGATCTCCACGCCCGGCTCCGCGCGGCTGGCCTGGCAGTCGCCATCGTCACCACGCCCGAGGAGGCCCTCGCGGCGACCCGCGGCGAGGTGGTGCGTACTGCCCTCGATGTCCGCGCGGAGAAGCGCCCTGGCAGTCGCCGCCTCGCCGCCGAGGCCTCTGGCGCTGCCCAGGACGAGCCGGGGACACCGGAGTCCACCCCCGAGTCGTCCCGTGCAATGGCGCCCCCTTCCCGGCCGCCACGCGCGATTCCTGTTGGGGCGCCACGAGCCGCCGCGAAGTCGAAGGACTGGAAGGGCCTCGCGAAGCCCGCCAGCTACCCAGCACAGGAGGAGCCATGA